A genomic stretch from Sebastes fasciatus isolate fSebFas1 chromosome 23, fSebFas1.pri, whole genome shotgun sequence includes:
- the LOC141762120 gene encoding uncharacterized protein LOC141762120, which translates to MAWKSKGCPLPPASFHLLVPPVRLMSAFVWQVVQQHSVMQYDKLVDFISLATEIVPELLSPSQTAQLILGLRVRLVLELCRGDGVANLQTIQNHLDKIHACSAELSSTDQMASSEILKTSYTNFASLVQNLLNIPFEKEFFFQEVFPANYGSNYDQRLQQLVSEFLSRLEQLLPVPDLQQTAAWLPETSVSEEFGLHLSEPFSLKSLLLHHRQLGTLSTAPSSSEDDILLSTLALPAQTGVVRFIEPYSEDDDDDIEEETPALEDLEEDSSQSSDITADDSLPKRESGPLSRLFICPQCSFAHRVKRKVKEHIQSEHHVRVPTQKKIFVRKARAKAQQESKDLNSEKKKVDGNSEKKRKHKQKGSGVKQKKDNLENKDGHRLKEPTGEDKRFLSTRPVNKNFTEDETKCLMCEKVFELPNQLKTHMKLHSFPYCCIQCEKGFASASGYYQHQRLHKRGRIFVCGQCNKGFLCNYSLKQHERLHEGPANLCTICGKNFSKAGITRHMQMHKGEKNYLCTLCGKSFLSSGELLLHTRSHTGEMPYTCTHCGKGFSSRSHLSVHTRSHTGERPYLCSQCPKRFLTLNCLKRHTLSHNGVKPFKCPNCEKEFSQQGNLKRHLATHKPDT; encoded by the exons ATGGCGTGGAAAAGCAAAG GTTGTCCTCTCCCTCCAGCCTCCTTCCATCTGCTGGTCCCTCCAGTGAGACTGATGTCTGCCTTCGTGTGGCAGGTGGTGCAGCAGCACAGTGTGATGCAGTATGACAAGCTGGTGGACTTCATCAGTCTGGCGACAGAGATAGTCCCAGAGCTGCTGAGTCCCagtcagacagctcagctcatCCTGGGCCTCAGAGTAAGG CTAGTTCTGGAGCTGTGTCGTGGTGACGGCGTCGCCAACCTGCAGACCATCCAGAACCACCTGGATAAAATCCACGCCTGCAGCGCCGAACTGAGCTCCACTGATCAGATG GCCAGCAGTGAAATACTGAAGACCTCTTACACCAACTTTGCCAGCCTGGTTCAAAACCTTTTGAATATTCCTTTTGAAAAGGAGTTCTTCTTCCAA GAGGTTTTTCCTGCAAACTACGGCTCTAACTACGACCAAAGACTGCAGCAGCTGGTGTCTGAGTTCCTGTCCAGGCTGGAGCAGCTGCTGCCCGTACCAGACCTGCAACAG acAGCAGCGTGGCTCCCTGAAACATCTGTGTCTGAAGAATTTGGACTGCATCTGTCTGAACCCTTTTCCCTGAAGAGTCTGCTGCTTCATCACAGACAGCTGGGGACTCTCAGCACTG CTCCTTCCAGCAGCGAGGATGACATCCTTTTGTCCACTCTGGCGCTCCCTGCTCAAACTGGAGTAGTGAGGTTCATTGAGCCTTACAGtgaggacgatgatgatgacattGAGGAAGAGACCCCGGCATTGGAAGATTTAGAAGAAGACTCGAGTCAAAGCTCAGATATCACTGCAGATGACTCGTTGCCAAAAAGAGAATCAG GTCCTCTGTCGCGTTTGTTCATCTGCCCTCAGTGTTCATTCGCTCACCGCGTAAAGAGGAAGGTAAAGGAGCACATCCAGAGTGAGCACCACGTAAGAGTTCCcactcagaaaaaaatatttgtgagGAAAGCCAGAGCAAAGGCTCAGCAGGAAAGTAAAGACTTGAACAGTGAAAAGAAGAAAGTAGACGGCAACTCtgagaaaaagaggaaacacaaacaaaaaggcagcGGTGTTAAGCAGAAGAAGGACAACTTGGAAAACAAGGACGGACATAGACTGAAGGAGCCCACGGGGGAAGACAAAAGGTTCCTGAGCACGCGACCCGTCAACAAAAACTTCACAGAGGACGAAACCAAATGCCTGATGTGCGAAAAGGTTTTTGAACTTCCAAATCAGCTGAAGACTCACATGAAGCTCCACAGCTTCCCTTACTGCTGCATCCAGTGCGAGAAGGGATTCGCCAGCGCGTCGGGTTACTATCAGCACCAGAGGCTCCACAAGAGGGGACGGATATTCGTCTGCGGCCAGTGTAACAAGGGATTCCTGTGCAACTATTCGCTCAAGCAGCACGAACGCCTGCACGAAGGCCCCGCCAACCTGTGCACCATCTGCGGGAAAAACTTCAGCAAAGCGGGAATTACGAGACACATGCAGATGCACAAAGGGGAGAAGAATTACTTGTGCACGTTGTGCGGGAAGTCGTTTTTGTCCTCcggggagctgctgctgcacactcgGTCCCACACGGGCGAGATGCCGTACACCTGCACGCACTGCGGGAAGGGCTTCTCCAGCAGGAGTCACCTGAGCGTCCACACGCGCTCTCACACGGGGGAGCGTCCGTACCTGTGCTCGCAGTGTCCGAAGCGCTTCCTCACGCTGAACTGCCTGAAGAGACACACGCTCAGCCACAACGGGGTGAAACCGTTCAAGTGTCCGAACTGTGAGAAAGAGTTCTCCCAGCAGGGGAATCTGAAAAGACACTTGGCGACTCACAAACCTGACACGTAG
- the tspan33a gene encoding tetraspanin-33, which translates to MGGRRRGAPGSNEDYSFVSPIVKYLLFLFNFIFWIISLVMVAIGVYARMMKHAEAALAALSVDPAIMLMVVGVLMFIITFCGCVGSLRENICLLQTFCICLTVIFLLQLTAGILGFVFSDKARDRVTVMINNAIVHYRDDIDLQNLIDYGQKEFGCCGGVTYTDWSKNMYFDCKPDNPSTERCSVPFSCCVISKDEDVINTMCGKGMQAFEYSEAGNHIHTNGCIDKLVNWIHSNLFLLGGIALGLAIPQLVGILLSQILINQIKDQIELQNYNQKHRSDPWR; encoded by the exons ATGGGAGGAAGACGCAGAGGCGCACCTGGATCTAACGAGGACTACTCCTTTGTCAGCCCGATTGTGAAATACCTCCTGTTCTTGTTTAATTTTATATTCTGG atAATCTCCCTGGTGATGGTGGCCATCGGTGTATACGCCCGCATGATGAAACATGCAG AGGCGGCTCTGGCGGCTCTGTCAGTGGACCCTGCTATAATGCTGATGGTCGTGGGGGTCCTCATGTTCATCATCACCTTCTGTGGCTGCGTGGGCTCCTTGCGAGAAAACATCTGCCTTCTGCAGACA TTCTGTATCTGTCTGACAGTGatcttcctgctccagctgaCTGCCGGGATCCTGGGCTTCGTCTTCTCTGATAAG GCTCGGGATAGAGTGACTGTGATGATCAATAATGCCATCGTCCACTACAGAGATGACATTGATCTGCAAAACCTCATTGACTATGGTCAGAAAGAG TTTGGCTGCTGCGGTGGTGTGACGTACACTGACTGGTCGAAGAACATGTACTTCGACTGCAAGCCGGACAACCCCAGCACAGAGCGCTGCTCGGTCCCCTTCTCCTGCTGTGTCATATCCAAAGACGAG GACGTTATCAACACCATGTGTGGCAAGGGCATGCAGGCTTTCGAGTACAGTGAAGCAGGAAATCACATCCACACCAACGGCTGCATAGACAAGCTGGTGAACTGGATCCACAGTAACCTGTTCCTACTGGGAGGCATCGCCCTGGGACTGGCCATACCACAG CTGGTCGGCATCCTCTTGTCTCAGATTTTGATCAACCAGATCAAAGATCAGATCGAGCTCCAGAACTACAACCAGAAGCACCGCTCCGACCCGTGGAGATGA